A single genomic interval of Pseudochaenichthys georgianus chromosome 3, fPseGeo1.2, whole genome shotgun sequence harbors:
- the btbd10b gene encoding BTB/POZ domain-containing protein 10, which translates to MSMHGASGGSDRSRDRRRSSDRSRDSSHEREGQLTPCIRNVTSPTRQHNTDRERDGPSSRPGSPRPQRVSPSGSSSSGVVSSRTSSLSSTEGTFKSMGVGEMVFVYENPKEGGAGATVGNRNIRSSERVTLIVDNTRFVVDPAIFIAQPNTMLGRMFGSGREHNFTRPNEKGEYEVAEGISSTVFRAILDYYKSGIIRCPDGISIPELREACDYLCISFDYSTIKCRDLSALMHELSNDGARRQFEFYLEEMVLPLMVASAQSGERECHIVVLTDDDVVDWDEEYPPQMGEEYSQIIYSTKLYRFFKYIENRDVAKSVLKDRGLKKIRLGIEGYPTYKEKVKKRPGGRPEVIYNYVQRPFIRMSWEKEEGKSRHVDFQCVKSKSITNLAAAAADFPQDQLVMHPGPQVDELDNLSNQLPDGNHYSNNYSNEPDPDAPSPAV; encoded by the exons ATGAGCATGCATGGTGCCAGTGGAGGCTCTGACCGTTCACGTGACCGCCGCCGCTCCAGCGATCGCTCCAGGGACTCCTCACACGAGAGAGAAGGCCAGCTCACCCCCTGCATTCGCAACGTAACCTCACCCACCCGCCAACACAACACTG ACCGTGAACGGGATGGTCCGTCATCGAGGCCCGGCAGCCCGCGGCCCCAGAGGGTCTCCCCCAGCGGCTCCAGCAGCAGCGGGGTGGTGAGCAGTCGCACTAGCAGCCTGTCAAGCACTGAAGGCACCTTCAAGAGCATGGGAGTTGGAGAAATGGTTTTCGTCTACGAGAATCCCAAGGAAGGAGGCGCGGGTGCCACTGTGGGAAACCGAAACATTAGGTCCTCAGAAAGAGTCACTCTGATTGTTGACAACACACGCTTTGTAGTAGATCCTGCTATCTTCATTGCACAACCAAATACCATGTTGGGCAG AATGTTTGGATCTGGAAGAGAACATAATTTCACAAGGCCCAACGAGAAGGGGGAGTACGAGGTTGCTGAGGGCATTAGCTCAACAGTTTTCCGAGCAATTCTG GATTACTATAAATCTGGGATAATCCGCTGTCCTGATGGAATCTCTATCCCTGAGTTGCGTGAGGCGTGTGACTATCTATGCATCTCCTTCGACTACAGCACCATCAAGTGCAGAGACCTTA GTGCTCTGATGCATGAGCTGTCCAATGATGGAGCTCGACGGCAATTTGAGTTTTACCTGGAGGAAATGGTTCTGCCTTTGATGGTGGCCAGTGCCCAGAGCGGAGAGAGGGAGTGTCACATTGTAGTGCTTACTGATGATGATGTGGTGGACTGGGATGAAGAATACCCACCGCAAATGGGAGAAGAGTATTCACAGA TTATCTACAGCACAAAACTGTACCGATTTTTCAAGTATATTGAAAACCGAGATGTTGCCAAATCAGTTTTAAAAGACAGAGGATTGAAGAAAATAAGACTGGGCATTGAAG GCTACCCTACATATAAAGAGAAGGTCAAAAAGCGACCAGGTGGACGTCCAGAGGTAATTTACAACTACGTCCAGAGGCCCTTCATCCGCATGTCCTGGGAAAAAGAGGAGGGTAAAAGCCGCCACGTGGACTTCCAGTGTGTGAAGTCCAAGTCCATCACCAACCTGGCGGCCGCGGCAGCAGACTTCCCCCAGGACCAGCTGGTGATGCACCCCGGCCCCCAGGTGGACGAACTGGACAACCTGTCTAACCAGCTGCCTGATGGCAATCACTACAGCAACAACTACAGCAACGAGCCTGACCCCGATGCACCGTCACCTGCTGTCTGA